From the Huiozyma naganishii CBS 8797 chromosome 2, complete genome genome, one window contains:
- the KAP95 gene encoding karyopherin beta (similar to Saccharomyces cerevisiae KAP95 (YLR347C); ancestral locus Anc_4.180) codes for MSTSEIAQLLENTILSADQNVRLSSETQLKTLSNENFLQYAGLLSQVLTDENSRLEARILAALTLKNELISKDTIRNQQYAQRWVTQIDGDSKLLIKNNTLIGLVAPEPRVANAAAQLLAAIADIELPRSEWQDLMKIMVDNTNPSQPENVKRASLLALGYICESADPQSQALTSASNNILIAIVQGAQSSEPSKAVRLAALNALADSLVFIKNNMEREGERNYLMQVVCESTQAPDVDIQAAAFGCLCKIMSLYYSFMKPYMEQALYALTISTMESPDDKVASMTVEFWSTICEEEIDISYELTQFPQSPLQSYNFALSSLKEVVPNVLKLLTRQNDDFEDDDWNVSMSAAVCLQLFAQNCGNAILEPVLEFVEQNITSDNWRDREGAVMAFGSIVDGPNKVQSTFYIHQALPAILNLMNDSSLQVKDTAAWCIGRIADIVAEAISPQDHLPGVVQACLTGLKDHPKIATNCAWTIINLIEQLAEETPSPIYNYYPIIVDGLITAANRTDNEYNARASAFSALATVVECSTNEVAEISASISSFVMDKLGQTMSVDESQLTMEAIQSLQELQSNILTVLAAVIRKSPGSVDGVSDMLMELFIKLLDKKDSAFIEDDVFFAVSSISFSLGSKFEKYLEAFSPYLVKALNQVDSPVAVTAVGFVADIANSLGEDFKKYAGAFMSVLGQMIINPNSRKELKPAVLSVFGDIASNIGPDFVVYLDEVMNLCIAAQNSKPENGTLDAIDYNIKVLESVLDAYVGIVAGLHDVPDTLFSYVGTVFQFIAQIANDPQLYSEDSTSRAAVGIIGDIASMFPDGRIKQFYGQDTISEFIKRTRSNPTFSQTTKDTARWAREQQKHQLML; via the coding sequence ATGTCGACGTCAGAGATCGCTCAACTGTTAGAAAACACCATTCTCAGCGCGGACCAGAATGTACGTCTGTCCAGTGAAACCCAATTGAAGACGTTGTCGAACGAGAATTTCCTACAATACGCTGGTCTTCTGTCTCAAGTGCTTACCGATGAAAATAGCAGGCTAGAGGCCCGTATTTTAGCAGCGTTGACTTTAAAGAATGAATTGATTTCAAAGGACACAATAAGAAACCAGCAGTACGCGCAACGTTGGGTTACTCAAATCGATGGCGACTCTAAGCTTCTGATAAAGAATAACACGCTTATCGGGCTGGTTGCGCCAGAACCGCGTGTTGCCAATGCAGCTGCGCAGCTGCTTGCTGCAATTGCCGATATTGAACTGCCCAGAAGCGAATGGCAagatttgatgaaaataaTGGTGGATAACACGAATCCTTCCCAGCCAGAAAACGTGAAGAGGGCTTCTCTCTTGGCTCTTGGCTATATATGTGAGAGTGCAGACCCTCAATCGCAAGCGCTAACGTCTGCTTCGAACAATATCCTGATTGCGATTGTACAGGGTGCTCAGTCTTCTGAACCATCGAAAGCGGTAAGACTAGCCGCGTTGAATGCCCTTGCTGACTCGTTGGTGTTCATCAAGAATAACATGGAACGTGAAGGTGAGAGGAACTACTTGATGCAAGTTGTCTGTGAATCCACTCAAGCACCAGATGTCGATATCCAGGCTGCAGCCTTTGGTTGTTTGTGTAAGATCATGTCGCTGTACTATTCTTTCATGAAACCGTACATGGAACAGGCATTATACGCACTAACGATATCTACGATGGAGTCACCAGACGATAAAGTGGCCTCCATGACGGTGGAGTTTTGGTCGACCATTTGCGAGGAGGAAATCGACATCAGTTACGAGTTGACGCAATTCCCTCAATCGCCTTTACAAAGTTACAACTTCgctctttcctctttgaaggaagtTGTCCCAAACGTGCTGAAATTGCTTACAAGACAGAAcgatgattttgaagacGATGATTGGAACGTGTCTATGTCTGCGGCTGTGTGTCTTCAACTGTTTGCTCAAAACTGTGGTAACGCCATCTTGGAACCAGTTCTGGAAtttgttgaacaaaataTTACCAGTGATAACTGGAGAGACAGAGAAGGTGCAGTGATGGCTTTCGGCTCTATAGTGGATGGCCCAAACAAGGTCCAATCTACCTTTTACATACATCAGGCTTTACCTGCAatcttgaatttgatgaacGATTCATCGCTACAGGTTAAGGATACTGCTGCATGGTGTATTGGGAGGATAGCAGACATAGTCGCTGAAGCAATCAGCCCACAAGATCATCTTCCTGGTGTTGTCCAGGCTTGTCTAACTGGGTTGAAGGACCATCCAAAGATAGCCACGAACTGCGCCTGGACTATCATCAATCTGATAGAACAGTTGGCCGAAGAGACACCCTCTCCAATTTACAACTACTATCCTATAATTGTGGATGGGCTGATTACGGCTGCGAATAGAACAGATAACGAATACAACGCTCGCGCTTCTGCGTTTTCCGCTCTAGCCACGGTCGTAGAGTGTTCTACTAACGAAGTTGCTGAGATCTCTGCGTCCATTTCTAGTTTTGTAATGGACAAGCTAGGACAAACCATGAGTGTGGACGAGAGCCAGCTTACGATGGAGGCCATACAGAGTTTACAAGAATTGCAATCCAATATCCTTACTGTTCTAGCAGCCGTTATCAGGAAAAGCCCCGGCAGTGTGGATGGTGTTTCTGACATGTTGATGGAGTTGTTCATAAAACTGTTGGACAAGAAGGATTCTGCGTTCATCGAAGACGATGTTTTCTTCGCTGTCTCATCGATCTCGTTCTCGCTAGGTTCCAAGTTTGAGAAGTATTTGGAAGCCTTCTCCCCGTACTTAGTTAAGGCTTTGAATCAAGTGGATTCCCCCGTGGCCGTTACCGCTGTGGGATTTGTCGCTGACATTGCAAACTCCCTTGGCGAGGATTTCAAGAAGTATGCTGGTGCGTTCATGAGCGTCCTTGGCCAAATGATCATAAATCCAAACTCCAGGAAGGAGTTGAAACCGGCGGTGTTGAGTGTCTTTGGTGACATCGCCTCCAACATCGGTCCTGATTTTGTCGTCTACTTGGACGAAGTGATGAACCTGTGTATTGCTGCCCAGAATTCCAAGCCGGAGAATGGAACGCTGGACGCTATTGACTACAACATCAAAGTTCTCGAGTCTGTCCTCGACGCCTACGTTGGTATCGTTGCTGGTCTTCACGACGTGCCAGACACTCTGTTCAGCTACGTTGGCACCGTGTTCCAGTTCATCGCGCAGATTGCGAACGACCCACAACTGTACAGCGAGGACTCTACGTCAAGAGCAGCCGTGGGCATCATTGGTGACATCGCATCCATGTTCCCAGACGGTCGCATCAAGCAGTTTTACGGTCAAGACACGATCTCCGAGTTCATCAAAAGAACGAGAAGTAATCCAACGTTCTCCCAAACGACAAAGGACACCGCAAGATGGGCTCGTGAACAGCAAAAACACCAGCTTATGCTGTGA
- the DIC1 gene encoding Dic1p (similar to Saccharomyces cerevisiae DIC1 (YLR348C); ancestral locus Anc_1.123) has product MSTTTSTKQIKYPWWYGGAAGIFACVNTHPLDLAKVRLQAAPLPKPTLGRMLTSILKNEGILGLYSGLSAAVLRQCTYTTVRFGIYDMLKEHLIPKGQLTNMAYLLPCSMFSGAFGGLAGNFADVVNIRMQNDSALEPSLRRNYKNAFDGVYKIYRYEGGLKTMMTGWKPNMVRGILMTASQVVTYDVFKNYLVTKLQFDPTKNSTHLSASLLAGLVATTVCSPADVIKTRIMNGSGENKSAMQILVSAVRKEGPSFMFRGWLPSFTRLGPFTMLIFFAIEQLKKHKVGMKREDYE; this is encoded by the coding sequence ATGTCTACAACAACCTCAACGaaacaaataaaatacCCATGGTGGTACGGTGGTGCAGCAGGTATATTTGCATGCGTTAACACGCACCCACTGGATCTAGCGAAGGTTAGACTACAGGCAGCCCCTTTGCCCAAACCAACGTTGGGGAGGATGCTCACCAGTATATTGAAAAACGAGGGTATATTGGGACTGTACTCTGGACTGAGTGCAGCTGTGCTGCGGCAATGTACTTACACCACCGTGAGATTCGGTATATACGATATGTTGAAGGAACATTTGATTCCTAAGGGTCAATTGACCAACATGGCGTACCTTTTGCCCTGTTCCATGTTTTCAGGTGCTTTCGGTGGACTTGCTGGTAACTTTGCAGATGTTGTCAACATCAGAATGCAAAACGATTCGGCATTGGAACCTTCGCTGAGAAGAAATTACAAGAATGCTTTTGATGGTGTTTACAAGATCTACCGTTACGAGGGTGGGTTGAAGACAATGATGACGGGCTGGAAACCAAACATGGTGAGAGGTATTCTAATGACTGCCTCTCAGGTGGTCACTTACGATGTATTCAAAAACTACCTCGTCACAAAACTGCAATTCGACCCAACGAAAAACTCCACCCACCTATCTGCATCTCTACTTGCTGGTCTTGTTGCCACAACCGTCTGTTCCCCAGCAGATGTGATCAAAACGCGCATAATGAACGGCAGTGGGGAGAACAAGTCGGCAATGCAAATACTGGTCTCCGCGGTTCGCAAAGAGGGACCATCCTTTATGTTCAGAGGATGGTTGCCAAGTTTTACAAGGTTGGGCCCCTTCACAATGCTGATTTTCTTTGCCATTgaacaattgaagaaacatAAAGTCGGTATGAAGAGGGAAGACTACGAGTGA